In Tiliqua scincoides isolate rTilSci1 chromosome 1, rTilSci1.hap2, whole genome shotgun sequence, the following are encoded in one genomic region:
- the LGALSL gene encoding galectin-related protein, with amino-acid sequence MAGSVAERDAVKIEDGHLNNSLGSPVQAEVYFPRLIVPFCGHIKGGMRPGKKVLVMGIVDLNPESFDISLTCGDSEDPPADVAIELKAIFPDRQFLRNSCVSGEWGEEQASLPYFPFIPDQPFRVEILCEHPRFRIFVDGHQLFDFYHRIEKLSAIDTIKINGDLHLTKLG; translated from the exons ATGGCGGGATCGGTAGCAGAGAGGGACGCGGTG aaaATAGAGGATGGGCATTTAAACAACTCCTTGGGATCCCCCGTGCAAGCAGAAGTGTATTTTCCACGGCTG ATTGTCCCATTCTGTGGGCACATCAAAGGAGGAATGAGGCCAGGCAAGAAGGTCTTAGTAATGGGCATCGTGGATCTCAACCCAGAGAG TTTTGACATCAGTCTTACATGTGGCGACTCAGAAGATCCTCCTGCTGACGTAGCTATTGAACTGAAAGCCATCTTCCCAGACAGACAGTTCCTTAGGAATTCATGTGTATCTGGTGAATGGGGAGAAGAGCAGGCATCTCTTCCTTACTTTCCATTTATTCCAGACCAACCTTTCAGG GTTGAAATACTTTGTGAGCACCCTCGTTTTAGAATATTCGTGGATGGACATCAGCTTTTTGATTTTTACCATCGTATTGAGAAGTTGTCGGCTATTGATACGATAAAGATTAATGGAGATCTCCATCTTACTAAACTTGGTTGA